TTAACATATACCTACAATATCAAACTCATATCAGACTGAGTTCGGGAGGCTTTCTCAAGACAAAGAGAACAAGTTGcaccctgggagactgagttcggGAGGCTCGGACgaaaaggaggcctgtggtttgcacaaaaaccatttCCCAACACATCGTTCAACTtcgttctttttttgtttgtattatttaagTCCTTCAACTTATACTTTTTTGTATACGATGTaatgctttttgtttattttacctgttaTTCTAgtgtttttaatcacaattGTTGCTTTTCTGACTTGAAAGCTTTCTTTTAATTTtgcctgtgttgtttttaatgtccctgAGCAGCACCTTGaatctaaatgtgtgtgtgaaatgttctttataaataaatctacCTTGTGAAAGCCTCTGGTCGGTCTGAATAAACTATTTACCACCGTGTACATGTTTCCTTTCAGATCTTTGAAAACACGAGGGAACAATCACCaggataaatagaaaataacttttatttgtCATCAGTATTTGAACCATCAATGTACAAGGGAGCATCAGCAATATCCTGTCAGACTTTGTATTGCTTTTGAAATGAATCAACACATCACACTTCACGACTtggaacacaaacactttgacgAGAGGCGGACGACGTTCACTCCATCCACGGGCacaacaagcagacacacaaccgaCAATGTTCCCCACGGCCTCCTTCTAATAAATATACTCTTCAGTGTCACGGCCATGATGCAGCCACGAAATAAGGTTCTGTGAAATACtctgaataaatctttttttctataaaaacagtAATAATGCCTCATATTGCAACAGATAAATAATGGAgagatgttttgatttgtgaGCGTCTGAAAAGTGCAAACTATTGTAACGTGTGTCGCCtgaacaacacaaccacaggcACGTGCGGCCGATCGCCTCGTGGTCCCACAGGCACTTGAGATGTTGTGCGGCTTTGCGACACCGAACAGGCACAAGATCACAACGAcaggcaggcgggggggggggggggcgagtggAGCTTCACAGGCACTGAGCTTTAACCGTCCAATGTCACAGGGACACAACTTGAAACTAATTACAAACATCgtatacatgtgtgtatatatacttcTTATTTCTTAATAAAAACCTTCCCTCTTAGTAACAACAGTATTGAGATTGTCTACACAGCTCGTGTGGAAATTTGGTCGACCAAGCTCATGAGTGAATACAAATTGTGTTAACAATTAGTTCCCTCctacccccccccatccccaagAAACCACGGAATTTGATAAAACGAGGAATGTTATACCATGAAAAATGTGTGAATTAGGCCAAAACATGGAGTAAATTGAGATGACTGAACTGCAGCTTATTGTTCTGATCACAAGACTATTTACACAAAGCCACGGTTTTGGCACTCGGACACAGACAACAATAAATTACAGCGATTCCCCaaaaaaccaaccaaccaaaccgAGTGAGACGTCAAAACGAACAGTCAGAACTTCAGAGCCCTGAACACGTGCGTGGAGACATTTAGAGAAAATTCAATAATGTGCCACTGTGTTTTCTTACTTTCACAAAAAACGTGTTTTATGATGCCATGGCAttagtgtaactgcatttttttatttactgtttttaaagtttttggtATAGCATTCAGCACAGCCCTGCAAGATCTCCCTCTGTTGGTGCTTTTGACTCACTACAGGTACAGACGTGGACTTACAGCCAAAATAAACTGCTGCTTTTGAGCATGGAAAATAATGAGTAGTTAAAGGACAGACTAAAAATCAATCAGAATCAAATAAGAAGAAAACGAAAAGCTTCGCTGATATGGATTCATGGATTCTAAGAGGACGCTAAAGAGATAAAACAATCACATTAAAATACAGTCAGCGTTCCGATTTGGTTTCTTTAAAAAGTGCTACGAGCTTCAGGAGGCGTGAAAAGTGATCAGCTGTCTACAATAACACAGGATGAGGAAAAGCAAACCCCTCAGTGTACGGTTCATTTCCTTCATAAGGCGCTTGGTGAGCTAAAAACACGACAAACTAGAAAAAAGCTAAAACTAGCACGAGAATATAAAAGAATGTTTGACCCACATGTCCTCCACATATTCAATGTGAATGAGAGCAACCTTTCAGGGCGTAAAATTAATCGGTCTTGCACATCTATCTActgttaatttaatttagagCTTCAGATCACATggattttgatttcattttcccCTGAAAtaccagtttaaaaaaaaaagtacgaGTGAAGCACGCTAACGACCACAAAGTGCTGCTCACCATCACAGAAGCCTCCGACAACCTAAAAGCTACTTCAATAGTGAAAAGTTTGACTCAAGCAATAACCAGACACGCCTCTGACGTTCTGTGAGCTGGTgacttgaggaggaggaggaggaggaggatgatgatgaaggtcgGCGGTGCACAGTGACGTGGCGTCAAGTTTCTTTATGAGGGCTTCAAGTTGGGGTCGCTGCATCCAAGATGTCAGTGGTTGTGATTGACAGATGTCGGTGTCAGCGGGGTCATACAGGCATGTGCACCTCGGCGTACTCGTTCTGACAGTCGCGCTCGTCAAACGTTGGCTCAGCGTCGTCCGCGTCCAACTGGAAGAAGCAGGGAGACGTCAGAGttagaacagaaacacagagagtcaGTCTCACTCTGAGGCATTTAGAATACTCAATGCTCCGTAGTGTAGTGTCTGATTTAGTTACTGGCCAATTCTCTCAAAAAGTAAAGTGTATATTTCTGCATCTGGGGCCAGGGTGTGCAAAGCGGTGTGTGCTGCCCCCCTGTGGTGAACTTACACATTCTATCTCTCTGACAGTGAAGATGCGGCGCAGCACGAACATCTTCACAGGAACGGTGAGAATGAGGACGAAGGGGAACGCCAGGGACGCCTGTGTGGACATGACCGCCCACAGGCTCGCCAGACACACCAGCTGGATGCAGGTGAACAGATGCATGCGCAGCGTTCGGACCTGGAGGAAACACATTCATTATGAAACCAACACAAGCATTTAGGAGATCACAAATAATGGATGCAAGGATCTGagaattcagtttcatttctcaATGGCAGATTTTCACAAATCCCACAAATGgtgtttggttgttgttgctAGAAAAAGTCCAAGTGAACCTGATATCTTTAAAGTATTTCACTatttcttcacttcttcacattttgaaaaCTCCTTTTAAACAATGCAAAAACATCCAAATGACCACGAGGGTCTCACCTTGCGTATGTAGGTGTGGTCAGGGTGATACTTCGGAGGCAtaagcagcagcatcatccgCTCTGTGAGCTGGATGCCATTGAGAGACATCACGCCCATGTACAGGAAGATACCAAACAGGACGGCCAGGGGGATCTTACGCAACAGGTCAGCGATTACAATGGACATGCCTGGAGAGAAGGAGTTTAAGGATTTcaaaaaaaattccaaacaGGAGTCAAGAGCAGCGACGAGATGTCAGTGAGCGCCACTCACCAACCATGATGGCGACCAGGAGCCCAGTGACCCTCTGCTCCTTCACCTCCTGGATGCGAGGCTTGTCTCCAGGCGCCACGGCCCGGCTCATGACGGTGAGGGCGTTGACGTGGGTCACGGAGCGCACGGTCGCGGCCGCCATCCACGGCAGGCCGAACAGAGCCGAGGCCCCgcccagcaccacgatcagcagCAGGTCCAGATGGAAACCGGAGCCCTTCACCAGCATCCGCTCCTTCTTGCTCACTATCAGGCTGCAGGAAGTACTGAGGCTTTAGCATCGAGCGATAAATCAAAAGCTAACACGATATTTTTCGGCCTGCAGGCTGACTCACGTGGTGATCTGCGTCTccatgaagatgaggatgaaaacCAGCATGGCCGGCAAACAGCAGGCGAACATCATCCAGACCGGGAATTGACCTTCCGAGCCCAGAGGGTTGATGACCCAGCCGCGTTTCTCGGGACTCGTCACAGAAAGTCCACGGGGGACACTCAGTTTCTGGagaggggatgaagatgaaggcgAGGATGATGAAGGTCTGTATCGGGACCTAGTGGGACATTAATGGAAAGCTCCAGTGGTTCGAGTCTCACCTGTGTGTACGTGTCTTCTATGCTGTAATCCACCAGCACCATGATGAGGATGGCGATTGGAACCCCGAAATCTCCAATGATCCTGCGAAgctaaaacacatgaaaacaaacatgtatcCTTGATGTACAATGATAAACACGGAGGTGAATATATTATAATGAATGCCGCAGGACCAGTGTTTGATTTTAGCTCCTCACCCTTCCAGGAAAGAAAGCACTGTCCTTGAACTTGCGCAGGAAGAAGGCGATGAAAAACGTCCCGGCCATGAGGACCAGGGAGAGCAGGGCCGTGTTGGGCTTTCCGAGGACATTCGCCGACGGAGGCGAGGTGCTGTTGCTCAGAACCAGGCTGGTGTTGACCATCGAGGTGCTGTTGTCCAGGGAGCAGTATTTCAGTGGGTGCTCCTTGAAAATCTGAGGGGGTGAATCAGAGCACAACATTGTTACTACAGAGCAGACACAGGCTGCATGTACGTCTGTGCGATCACTCATGAGTCACACTTCCACGTATCACTGCTACACTTTCTGGAAAAATTGAATTAGCCCAAAACCAAGCGGCTTTCAAGTCTGTGCCGCAAAACTACGGTAAAGCAAACCATCCAGAACCGTAAGCCTGGATGATGGTTAAACTCTAAATCCATTTAACTTTCAGGGCCAATCAATCTCACATCACCTCAGGTGCACTTGCTAGAAAAACAGACTAATTTCGACCCCGGGTTCTGAATATCATCCAAAGATTAGTCCGCTCGGTTTAGCGTCAGCGACATAATCTCCCAGCGTGCCAACAAAAAGCTTTTGTAATCAGGAGTTGTTATTTCAAGTTCCAGGCGTACCCTGCCGAGCTTGATGAAGGTCTcgcagatgaagatgagggagatgaggaaggagaagatCTCCTGGGTGAAGCGGGAGACGAAGCGGACCAGGAAACTGCCCTCGAACGCCACCGTGACCACCACGATGATGATGAGCCAGAAGCCGATCCAGACGCGGCCCGTCAGGTACTCGATGTTGGACGAATTGCAGAACTGTGAAAACAGAGACATTGAACATTAGTGTTTAGAGAAGTAGTCAGTCGTACAATAAAGAGACATGCTCTGTCAAATAGAGTTTCACAAGTGATGGTCAACTGAGTCAAGATCTTTAATCGTtttagaaaaatgaataaaagtttaaaagttcaggggtttaaaaaaaaacatctacacaaacaacaaacttgAAAGGAGCTCAGCCAGATTTTCAAATTGTAGGAATATGCCATCACCTGGAGAGTCTCTCTGTCGGCTGTTTGTAAGATGATTACCTATTTTGGACTTACACTGTAAAAAGCTTCCTCAAAAACGAGCAGGGGTCCGGAGAAGCCCACGACCAGCAGCGGCTGAGCCCCGAGCAGGCAGAAGATCACGCCCTGAATGGAGGTCGACACAATCAGCTCCGACACACCGATCAGACCGTCCGTCTTCTCAcctgcaaacaacacacacacgcaacacatCAACACCACAATGCACACAAGCAGGGTTTTAGGTTTCACTGATAGACCTTCTCACGGAAAGCATGAACAAGCTTTGACAGTTCACACGATGGTTCGGCTCCTGTGACACTCACCGAGCAGGCCTCCGAATGTGATGGCCGGGGAGAGCGCAGCGAAGTAGATGAAGATGACCGCAGCCATGCACTGACTGTTCAGGGCGTCCTTGAAGTCGCTGACGTACTTCGGGTACCGCCGCCGCACGTCGTGCACCAGGCCGCCGAAGGGCTTTCCTGTGCGCGCCAAAGGGTCGGCCGACTTCTTCAGAGGGTCGATGAGGGACTCTGGGCAACAGGGGAGAGGACATtgttaatcttaatcttaagaaAGACAGTAAGTCATGCTCCTGATTATGGTTGCAAAGGGGCTTCCAATCGGCCAACTGTTTATACCcctggcattgctttagtgtttttttacaagctttcttctcatcttattctacagaacaatgccacgtgcactctctcatgtgtggagacatttccccccagccaatgtagaaggaagggctgtgtgcatttgcaaatactgtgcaaagacctatgttaagaatcgcacaaagatgcagagacatatagtcaagtgcccaaagttgcctcagggctcaaatcagcctaggacaaaacaaaatgtttatatttatgtcggtatatgacaaggtaaatacagttaataTAATTAgccacacaatttccagtttattcccgttaattcccatggaaactTTCCAACTTTACATATTCCTGGAATTTTGCAACCCCACTCctgatgtttctgatgtttaccaactttaaatatatgtttctgaaatatttaaagttggAAGTTAAACTTTCCAACTTtaaatattcccggaattttgcaaccccaCTCctgatgtttctgatgtttaCCGTCTTCTTCGAGGCTTATCGGCTCTTTGAGCAGTTTGACCTCCTGCTCCGCCCTCTTGCGCAGCATCTCCCGCTGGAAGCCGGCGACGGAGCGCAGCAGCTCGTCACCCCCCATGTCCGAGGGCGGCAGCACGATGCTGCCGTCCAGGAAGCTGTTGATGGCGTTCAGCAGGTCCTGCCTCTCATCGGCCAGATAGGCTACCTCGTGGAATTGCTGGAAGATAATTCAGCCACAAATAATAAGTAAAGTGTGGAGTTGTTGttatatttttctgtgtttatgtgatTTGGGGTTTTTCTTTATCTCGCTCACCTTGTCAGACATCAGCGTGGAGATGGAACGTCCTATCTGGTGGTAGTCGATGCTGGTGGAGGGGGGGCCCAGCATAACAAAGAGGAACCTGACAGGCACAGGGACCTCAAGGACGGACTCCAGCTCCACCGCCTCCAGCAGCCGCACAAACGCCATGGTGGGCTGCTCCAGGAAGTCCACACTCCCTAGAAGACGGCGAGACGTACAAGTCAATGAAAGGTTAAGGAACGTGAGCGAGGTTGAGTTGTTCAGGTGCCAAACGTCGGGTTAGTAACTCACCCACAAGGACAACTGTGGCCTCTGCGTTTTCAGGAAtcttctccagcagcttcagctcATGTTTGGATTTGGACCGATGCATGCCGGGCGGCAAGGACGACTCCTTCTGCTGAGAGCAACCAGGACAGGGAGTCGGATCAGGAGAAAGACAAATATCAGTGATTGAGATTGGTGGGCCACACCCGAGCTCTAGAATTACCTGTCCCTCGTGCTTCTCCATGTTGATGCGTGTGTCCGTGTCCACCGCAGCGTGGACGGTGCCCATGAGCGGGTCGGTGACACACGGCTCCGGCTGATGGGCGTGGTTGGCTCCGTGGTTGGCACCGTGGTTGGCACCGTGGTGGTAGTGTGCCAGGCTGGCGGCGGAGATGTTCCTGGGGAAAGCGCTGGTGTGCTCTTTCTCGTCGCTCGGGTGACTaggggaggcagggagaggcagagagagggtgagcaggaggaagagaggcagCGACCAGGCGTGAAGCCACCCAGTAGCAGGAAGTGTGCAGCCCATCGGAGAAGAGACTTTAACACACAAACTGGTTCACGAGTGTGTGGCTCTGTTGTTATTCAAAGGGTCATAATTGCGGCCTCTGGGATTAAGACAACTAAAAGCCTGTAAACCTTATATTTTGAAAGACTGAAATCTGCAAATATGAGGCTTTGCTCAAGAAACGATTCATTGATTACCAAACTAgttaccttttctttttcttgacTGACTAATTAGTTAATCAAAGGATTTCCTTTCAGCTCCAAACCGATGTCACAATTCACCTGTGTTTAAGCAGCAGGGCCCTCAGGACGTTGGCTCGGTCTTCAGCTTTGATCTGATCCGAGATGATCATCTGCTCCACCACTTGATGTGCGATGCCAGGCAGGGTCTTCTGGTCCAGGCCCAGCAGCACTgcacctacaaacacacacacacacacacacactctgagctcTGTCTTCTACGAAAGgacttgtgcacacacacttgactcGGTTTCTCCTTCTTACCATGCGAGATGGTCTTTCTGAGCTCCAGCAAACTGCGGAAAGACAGAGACGCCACGTGAGGTTTCCCCCAGCggtccgtctcctcctccacgtcctcctCAAACTTGATCCAACGAGCCGTTTCCTTCCACTGCATCTCCTGGTTCTTGTCCATGGTCAGTTCGTTCAGCTCTACAAACACCTTCAGACATCAAAGAGGAGCGAGTGAGACACGGCACAGAACCTCTTTACCGTCCACACCAAACGACATGCATGATCAGTATGTGCACAAAATATACCACCTCATAGCAAAAACACTGTGTAGTTTCCCAGTGGATATGATCACACGTCAGGAGCAATGACTTCAGAGAAGCCTTTTTGTAACTTAGGATCAGAAAACAGACTTCATGCTTACTGGGATTCTCCAGGTTATCCTCCCTTGATAAAAAAGCCAATAACGCCAATAATGTTCTGTGCCTCTCTTAACTCTCAGCATCAAATATTAACTGAACACCATGCAGGTCAGTCACAGTCCGGAGTgaatcaaaatgtcaaaaaatccCCTAATTTGCCGCCATGTGCCGTTAAACACCTGCTGCATGCCAGTGACATCACGCTCACACGAGTCAGACCGGACTCTGGCCGGTCACCCAGCCTCACCTTCTGGCACCGAGCCATTCGACCGGAGGGCATCACGAAGCCTTCAGGCCGCGAGGCACTGCGGTACAGAATCACCGGTATCGGCTGGAGGAGCGAGACGGTGCAGGAGAGGActcagacactgacacagaggatGGGACCCTCACCACGACACACATAGCTAATAGTCCCAGAGCGCACACACCTGACAGGGACCTGTCGGGCTGCCGGGGGCTCGGAGcactgtgtgagagagtgtgtgtgtgtgtgtgtgtgtgtgtgtgagtgtgttaataAAAcatagctctctctctctctctcaagagCTCCCAGTGTCTGGTTACTCaagctcccctctctctctctctctctctcgctcttcttctttccatgtgtgaaagaaaagaactcattcattcatttttaattgtCTCCATCCCTCCCGGTCCcatccacacaaaaaaaaagaagagtagGCTGCACTAAAtgtgacagagggaaagagggggggggggggcagttccCAGGATTAACAGGATtgagaaaataaagattaaaacataaaatattctCCGACTCATCAAACTGAAAGTTTATTAAAAGGCCCCCTCAGTATTTTGTCTAACCATATGAAAACAAAGATTAAATGTTCTCAGCTCTTGCTCTGGAAAACTGCGACAAATTCTTtttagattattttattattattagtatttaaaAGACCAAACAATTAAATGAATTTGAAGTTATTTTTATCATCGTACATTTGGATCCTGATTAATTGATTCCATCCCAGTGAGCCTCTTTAAAGACACGTTTCCTGGTCTAGTTGTGTACAGTAAAGCTGAAGAGCATGTATGACCCGGGAGTCATGTTTCACCTCATGTGGGCTGTGGTCCTGCTTGCGGCTGCGGCTGGTCGGCTCTTTGTGGTCTTTACTGGTGTGCACCACTTGTCCCTTGGTGCTCTTTCTGACCAGGTGTCTGCGCATCCCGGGGACATCTTCAAAACGATGAcctggtggagagagaggaaacgagGGGGCTGAGACTACACCCTTTAGcaatttaaaagacatttaaaaagcagcacAAATCATAAGTGTGACATCCTGCAGGTAGTTTGCTCTGTTCAGCGTGTTTTCTTCAGCCTGTGACACGTTGACCTTTCCCCCCTGAGTTCAAGTCTCAGCCCAGGGACTCACACAGGGGGTGGCCACTTCTCTTTTGTCTCAACAGCCCCCACAGCTGAGATTAGGGTTACTCATGGTGGCAGCACACCGGACTCTGAATAGGTTGCTGAGAGAGACCCTGGGTGGCACAGACACCACGCAGCACCGCGGGCACAACTGTCTCTGTCAGGTGGTACGATCTAAAACTTCAACGCGCCCGTTTGCACTCTGTAAATGAGCATGCAAATATAAATTCACAATATAGGAAGGACGCGAAAACTGAAAAGCAAGAATAGAAAAGTCTTCGTGAATAACCGGTCGTCTTACCTTCATCGGCGCTTGTAAATTCTATGTTACAAACCGTGATGCGTTTGAGGGTCTTCATCAATGTTCAtctatcctctcctccctctacCTGGACCTGCACAATCCTCGACTCTTACTGAGAAGGTGTATTGTCAAGTTGCTCCATGATGGGTTCACTGGAGTGTGAGTCGAGTAGGGTGCAGTGAAATGGGGCCTGACTGGCATGGAGCTCTTGAAGGAGGGGAGGCAGGACAGCGGTGGGCGTTGGGTGAGCGCTGGCACGGCCATCTGTCTACGTGACCCACGCAAACCGGACTCTGGGACTTACGCTAACGTTTTGACAAGATGGGAAAGGTAGTAATTTCCTGACCGGCGTCCGACCCCCGAGGAGACTGAAACTATCAGAAAGCATCAGCGAGCCGAGGCGTGAATTGGCTCAGGTTGAATGAAAAAGGGGAGGGACAGAGATCTAATAATTCCTATTGTTGAGCAGCAGCCAGAGACACAGACTTTCCCAGGATGATTTACGGTGGCGGGAAgcagataaaagaaaacacaaagtaacTGGTGTCTTCTTTTGAAGCCTCGTGACGACCGAACCCTGGAGCCGGACTACATCGAGCCAGTTCCTCAAACTACAGCGTCTCCATCCCGCGTCTGAGGCAGTTTAACTATTCCAATCGTTCTACTCCATTAATAATTAGAGCTTATGAACTTGGATCCCGGTTTCTCAATTAGCTACCATGATGGCCCGGGCCCGGGGGCCTCAGCTGACAGCAGGAACGGCTAATTTAATTATGCGAGCCTGTCTGCCACACTCTCtgataagctgctgctgtccgCTGAGGGGTCAGCCGCCTGACGTAAATCTCCCCGGCCCTGAACACGAGCCCCCGCTGGGCCAGGGGGCCCGGGGACGTCAGTGCAGTGGGGAGCCGACTGCAATGTACAAGGGGACTCGAGGTGGCCCCCAGCAATCGCACAGATATTTCTGGAGGAATCCAGACATCAACAAAGCCAGGACTTCATGACCGTTTATTTTTCTAATCACATAACAATGCAGAAGGTAATGAAGCCacaaattatttcattattacatTTGGTCTCTACTCACTCTTGATGCCGTCCAGGTCGGCGGAGGCCAGTGTCTGCGCCTCGCTCTCGTCGGTGGGGATGCGCTCGTACTTGGCCTGCTCGGTGCCCGTCATGTTGCCCGTGCGCCGGCGGTCTTGCAGGTCGTAGCTGCGGCTGGTGGACGACTGCCGGGCCAGGGCAATGTGTTCAGGTGGCCCTGACTGGGAGGGACTGGAAGTGTCGGATGTGTCCGGCTTacttgaaagagaagcagaggaaccAGGCGGCTGATTTACTATTTTCCCAAAACATACCTTGTTTACAATTAGAAACTTCCAATGCAAATTGACTTTCCATTTGCTTTgaaccacaaacacacccttTACTGCTCTTGTTTATCATAACTTTCAACAATTAGCAAGTCAGCAGTAAAGTTAAAGGTCGCCTTCTGATCCAGATATTTCACCCTTCTGCTGATGCTCCTTCTACAATTCACACGATTAAATACTCTAACAAAACTCTCAGAAGAGAGTGAACTCACCGTCCTTTTCCTCCGGTATCACTTCTCTTTCAAGACGCTCGCTTTCCCTCACCTTTCTACCCTGGTATTAAAAATCCTCTGTGACTCTGTCCCTCTCCGACGGACTGAAAACAAGCAGCGTGCCTGAGCAAATGCAGCTTTATCCCAGCTCAGATCTAAACCCTCACGAAGTGGAGAAGTAAATGTCATAGGTGGAGCCTGCGGCAGCTGAGGTGTGTTGTGTCCTCTGGGGCGACAGGTGATATATGGGTCTCTGAGGAGAGGATTACTCTGGCCCATCAGATCGGGCCCAGCAGGCCCAGCAGGCCCACTGGATGCCTGAGACATGGTAACGTCCAGTGGGCTCCCCGCTGACCAATAAGACATTGTGTGCCTGAGCGCTCTAACCCAATCAGAACAGCTGTGTGAACACTTCAGCAACACGGCAAATAGGAACATTACGCAACCGCTGCAGCAGGTAAAGTCTCATTCTGAAGCTGAGCGTCTCTCACACgtctctctgtttatttactGATTCCAGGACTCACTCTGTGGAAGTTCCGTCCGCAGCGTCTGCTCCGACACCGGACTGTGGTACGATTTCCAGCGATCGGGCTGCGTGAGGGCTCTCTGGGCCCCGTGTGGCTGAAGGGTCTTCATCGGAAACAAAGAACTGTGGAGGGGACGCAGAGTGTGAGAGCAGAGGATGGACCCCCAAAGTGAACGGAGAaacaatagtggagaatgtgtgGATCCGGTGAAGCCTTACGTAAAAACATTATCTTACCGTCAACCAATGTTTAAAGTGCTGTGCATACTAAGTGACAGATATATCTAGACAGTGAAACTACGAATTAAATACAAGAATAATAAAATTACAATTAGGTTGTTTGTCTAAAATATGATTCTATAAACTAGTTACACCGTGATCAGGTTAAATCTGGTCCTGCTACAGCCTTTTGATTCAGTGAAGTATCATAATAACCAAAACACGAAACCCCCGATGAATAATTCAGACTGTACTGAAATATTCATAGAGGAAAATATAGTAACGACACGACAGTGAGAAGACAATGGGCCATTTGTTCTGCATCACATTCCTGAACGGCCGTGTGACTGTGAATGTgatgcagattaaaaaaaacattcgcTTTACATTAACAGGGTTTCTAGTTTTGTACGGACAGTTTGAGACTCTGAAGGGAAACAAGATTTTAAAACACAAGCCAGACACGCGTGTGGCTAGAATATCAGTTTTTTTGTATCCTCTGGTTTTCGATCATTGTGATGTGTGTTTCCAGACCAACTAGGACACAGTGTGTAGTTAAGTGATTCAGTTCTAATGTCCTGATAAGTGATAGATGATTCTTGCAATTGTGTGTTTAACGTTTCGCCAATTTGCCAAATGACAGATCTGCAGCCTTCATTGTTTTACACGTTACAGTAAACTGGATATTTTAAGGTTTTTGATTGTCAGTTAGAGAAATGAACATTTTCTGAATCAAGAACTAAAGCGTCATTATAAGACTTATAAGAAGCCAAAGCATTACCTCCacatctttccctctctctgagTCAGATGGAGCCGAACttgccgcctcctcctcctcgtcctcttcatcctctccctcctcgaTGGGGCCACTGCTGGAAGCGTGGCTGCTTTTGTGatctttttccttcttcctcttcttgccGCCCTTCTTCCTGCGTCCCTCTGAGGGCAGCTTGGACAGAGGCCGGTGGATGTGGTGAGACGAGTGACGGTGGTCTGCGGAGAAGATGGAGCGGAGACGAGACACGAGGATTATAGCAGGTGCTATTTTAAATGTAGAGCTTGGTGAAAGTTGAAAGTTCAAACAGCAActttgaactgtgtgtgtgtgcgcttacATT
The window above is part of the Platichthys flesus chromosome 21, fPlaFle2.1, whole genome shotgun sequence genome. Proteins encoded here:
- the slc4a2b gene encoding anion exchange protein 2b isoform X3, producing the protein MSNPGTPDQITDAMAAVIHNPEVPSSSSVHVTPRPEEEDDGDLNKALGVQRFQQILSPASVVPDEQHHPYHDEDIEYHRHSSHHIHRPLSKLPSEGRRKKGGKKRKKEKDHKSSHASSSGPIEEGEDEEDEEEEAASSAPSDSERGKDVEFFVSDEDPSATRGPESPHAARSLEIVPQSGVGADAADGTSTDKPDTSDTSSPSQSGPPEHIALARQSSTSRSYDLQDRRRTGNMTGTEQAKYERIPTDESEAQTLASADLDGIKSHRFEDVPGMRRHLVRKSTKGQVVHTSKDHKEPTSRSRKQDHSPHEVFVELNELTMDKNQEMQWKETARWIKFEEDVEEETDRWGKPHVASLSFRSLLELRKTISHGAVLLGLDQKTLPGIAHQVVEQMIISDQIKAEDRANVLRALLLKHSHPSDEKEHTSAFPRNISAASLAHYHHGANHGANHGANHAHQPEPCVTDPLMGTVHAAVDTDTRINMEKHEGQKESSLPPGMHRSKSKHELKLLEKIPENAEATVVLVGSVDFLEQPTMAFVRLLEAVELESVLEVPVPVRFLFVMLGPPSTSIDYHQIGRSISTLMSDKQFHEVAYLADERQDLLNAINSFLDGSIVLPPSDMGGDELLRSVAGFQREMLRKRAEQEVKLLKEPISLEEDESLIDPLKKSADPLARTGKPFGGLVHDVRRRYPKYVSDFKDALNSQCMAAVIFIYFAALSPAITFGGLLGEKTDGLIGVSELIVSTSIQGVIFCLLGAQPLLVVGFSGPLLVFEEAFYSFCNSSNIEYLTGRVWIGFWLIIIVVVTVAFEGSFLVRFVSRFTQEIFSFLISLIFICETFIKLGRIFKEHPLKYCSLDNSTSMVNTSLVLSNSTSPPSANVLGKPNTALLSLVLMAGTFFIAFFLRKFKDSAFFPGRLRRIIGDFGVPIAILIMVLVDYSIEDTYTQKLSVPRGLSVTSPEKRGWVINPLGSEGQFPVWMMFACCLPAMLVFILIFMETQITTLIVSKKERMLVKGSGFHLDLLLIVVLGGASALFGLPWMAAATVRSVTHVNALTVMSRAVAPGDKPRIQEVKEQRVTGLLVAIMVGMSIVIADLLRKIPLAVLFGIFLYMGVMSLNGIQLTERMMLLLMPPKYHPDHTYIRKVRTLRMHLFTCIQLVCLASLWAVMSTQASLAFPFVLILTVPVKMFVLRRIFTVREIECLDADDAEPTFDERDCQNEYAEVHMPV